The Colias croceus chromosome 21, ilColCroc2.1 genome window below encodes:
- the LOC123701350 gene encoding uncharacterized protein LOC123701350, with protein MTSVLKKSRGTKGKSESMQEDLPSRWIVSPGHKAEDSAKLIKFIDENIIGKGNSFCGPFGRRKVVYCDYSGSGRALQWIEEYIARDVLPTHATRCTALSVTSGQTEIFRTESKDIIRKAVRASEDDVVALGVSLARFLRVLRPQHVVVFVSSRETERQLAPWKECGSEIIKIPETKEGFIDLNNLEHKLQAKSDSGKLLIGFFPAASKLTGVLADDVATTLILHQYGAWAFWDYTLVAPTSVLDMNPTFLGVEEGMVKKDAVFFNCEKFVGGVQGPYVSVFKRDVFKDSPMYCRDVEALSESIEEIRSTEAVRAAIVMQLRDAIGLQAIADRQDHITRQVLSHIKNIPELILLGSEMPTVRRLPIFSLMVKHPRGTFLHHNFVCAVLNDVFGIQARGGLNSNLSYGSDILGIDEQLLKEYEKLLDVEAQKEIARVRKLSVVKSPEVPIHNEPLRPGFCRISLPFFMSEHELAFVLEALKMVATEGWKILPQYAVNAETGQWRHHTCSVLRDKKSLYSLRFHDGKITAHERRVSGPGIFPQTYTECLQTARNLFSRARKLAMKCPAIEPEVNFNPKIDYLRWFMLPKEAHELLLGRSANVKHIVPFDPSGYTGARKSLNNISRCSNTSSPILGSSPRHFSLSAIDDCQIFRLKQKQKFYSRESSLRESTKEEAVSVTHQPVQFAVGESVSPLRLIPQRSRPTLVRSRCYSLGSDSPPVALSAQTKLNLGLKEMSPSNTEQSNSFCNCGSQTDLQSLEDNMISSNSKYPYSTQSSTSISDCSQVGRTSPTASITSQTSEDLQTYVKEMTREIATEIKSEIRGVISKVDDILENSDIVEQANASITSLSSQNDKNSVSIIDVAEYLMGMSKEMASEVKHEIREVVNQVDEMISPDYSGVCLRRNSPSKPGRQRIGSGPELGLDLKKTHPTQFLRKCPTSPVFPSQYDDDDKMCKHSPTSPPKSANCTPSHEASGPNSISFNSSETSTPDTIIQVMTTSRNSPNLPKSSSSNKLSDDEISCVDAVCRHCCIKKNWCQNPSGSSQDSGINMTFTDSDSYLDFVKWRTSSDPTTNKLKKLQGRLRMCPKAEKNEVPDIIEGVPVCSGPQKSYTDDSGRVALQMPDEERNRSTTADSKRSSRSSCTSSSCSERSSRSSGYGTDQQRVSHEEQYDRSSSSALAWGVEERSDSSACSDASLSDFTCDDDARWHCPPRAVWHATVEAIHEYNMIRPGDKVLVCLSGRRDSLALLHTMHQYQFYARSKGIHFSIGAIYVHEPQSEVDPLHLMAYCRTLGVKFIYEDKIEDEDDEPANKRPLHRWSRSGVRQRALAAGAALGYGVAALAQHFDRAASAFLASAMYAGALKSLKAHYRVRDQEMRVIRPFIYVRSHWLDAFCCARALPDFTRQREGEHSEGSSGKTLTRSLSEPSGREDLDLDQEQDQEHEVDPLAAAQALLDEQERAHPFIFTSLKSALHPLISARYIEKDQKEQRHRKKSVIQMKNGAPVYDSDDGSEEESVP; from the exons TGGTATACTGTGACTACAGCGGGTCTGGTCGAGCGTTGCAGTGGATAGAAGAATACATTGCGCGCGATGTTCTACCGACGCACGCGACGCGTTGCACCGCGCTGTCTGTCACCTCTGGACAGACGGAAATATTCCG AACGGAATCAAAGGACATAATACGCAAAGCAGTTCGAGCCAGCGAGGATGACGTAGTGGCCCTGGGAGTGTCACTCGCGAGGTTCCTCCGAGTGTTGAGGCCGCAGCATGTGGTCGTGTTTGTGTCATCGAGGGAGACTGAGAGGCAACTCGCGCCGTGGAAGGAGTGTGGGTCGGAG ATAATCAAGATACCAGAAACGAAGGAAGGGTTCATCGACCTGAACAACTTGGAGCACAAATTGCAAGCAAAATCGGACTCTGGGAAGCTTTTGATAGGGTTTTTCCCGGCTGCTTCAAAGTTAACAGGAGTATTGGCTGATGATGTGGCCACGACGTTGATTCTACATCAGTATGGAGCGTGGGCGTTCTGGGATTATACTCTAGTGGCTCCCACATCAGTACTGGATATGAATCCCACGTTTCTAGGCGTGGAGGAGGGAATGGTGAAGAAGGATGCGGTTTTCTTCAATTGTGAGAAGTTCGTGGGAGGTGTGCAAGGCCCGTACGTTAGTGTCTTCAAGAGAGACGTGTTTAAGGATTCGCCGATGTACTGTCGAGATGTTGAG GCACTATCAGAATCGATAGAAGAGATAAGAAGCACAGAAGCAGTCCGGGCTGCGATAGTCATGCAGCTACGGGATGCTATTGGCTTGCAAGCGATTGCTGATAGACAGGACCATATTACCAG ACAAGTTCTTTCTCACATCAAGAATATTCCAGAATTAATATTACTGGGCAGTGAAATGCCAACTGTGAGGCGATTACCAATATTCTCCCTTATGGTGAAGCACCCAAGGGGAACTTTCCTTCATCATAACTTCGTCTGTGCAGTTCTTAATGACGTCTTTGGAATACAAGCAAGAGGAGGACTGAACAGTAATCTGTCTTATGGATCTGATATCTTAGGGATAGATGAACAACTCTTAAAAGAATATGAGAAATTATTGGATGTTGAAGC ACAAAAAGAAATCGCAAGGGTGCGGAAGCTAAGTGTAGTCAAGTCGCCTGAAGTGCCAATACACAACGAGCCTCTCAGGCCTGGTTTTTGCAGAATATCTCTTCCTTTCTTTATGTCCGAACATGAATTAGCGTTCGTATTGGAAGCCCTAAAAATGGTAGCTACTGAAGGATGGAAAATTTTACCCCAATATGCAGTTAATGCGGAAACCGGACAATGGAGGCATCATACTTGCTCAGTGTTGAGAGACAAAAAGTCATTGTATTCGTTAAGATTCCATGACGGCAAAATAACAGCACACGAGAGACGTGTATCAG gaCCAGGAATATTCCCACAAACATACACAGAGTGCTTGCAAACCGCGCGCAATTTGTTCAGTAGAGCTAGAAAATTGGCAATGAAATGCCCTGCGATAGAACCAGAAGTCAATTTCAATCCAAAGATCGATTACTTGAGGTGGTTCATGTTACCCAAAGAGGCACATGAGCTACTACTCGGTCGGTCAGCAAACGTTAAACATATTGTGCCATTCGATCCGTCCGGATACACGGGAGCAAGAAAGAgtcttaataatatatcaagATGTTCTAATACTTCATCACCGATACTAGGCTCATCTCCTAGACACTTTAGTCTATCAGCTATTGATGATTGTCAAATATTCAGATTAAAGCAGAAACAAAAGTTCTATTCAAGAGAATCCAGTTTGAGAGAAAGTACAAAAGAAGAAGCCGTTTCCGTTACCCATCAACCAGTACAATTTGCTGTTGGCGAATCGGTTTCGCCGTTACGACTAATCCCGCAGCGTTCGAGGCCTACGTTAGTCAGATCTAGATGTTACAGCTTGGGATCGGACAGTCCGCCCGTAGCTCTAAGCGCACAGACAAAGTTGAATCTCGGATTAAAAGAAATGAGTCCAAGTAACACAGAACAGTCGAATAGTTTTTGTAATTGTGGCAGTCAGACAGATctacaatcattggaagatAACATGATCTCGTCGAATTCAAAGTATCCGTACAGTACACAAAGTAGCACATCGATATCTGATTGCAGTCAGGTTGGTCGGACATCGCCAACGGCATCCATAACTTCGCAAACATCAGAAGATCTGCAAACTTACGTTAAGGAAATGACCAGGGAAATTGCAACTGAGATTAAGTCAGAAATACGTGGAGTGATCTCAAAAGTCGATGATATCCTTGAAAACTCAGATATCGTTGAACAGGCAAATGCGAGTATAACCTCTTTATCTAGTCAGAACGATAAGAATTCCGTATCAATCATAGATGTTGCGGAATATTTAATGGGCATGTCGAAGGAAATGGCTTCAGAAGTGAAGCATGAGATTCGCGAAGTCGTGAATCAAGTCGATGAAATGATATCACCTGATTATTCGGGTGTTTGTTTAAGGCGAAACTCTCCATCTAAACCGGGAAGACAAAGAATCGGTTCTGGACCTGAACTGGGATTGGATCTAAAGAAGACCCACCCGACGCAGTTTTTGAGAAAATGTCCCACTAGTCCCGTATTTCCTTCTCAATATGACGACGATGACAAGATGTGTAAGCACTCGCCGACTTCGCCACCAAAATCGGCAAACTGCACTCCATCTCACGAAGCCTCTGGTCCTAACAGTATTTCGTTCAATTCTAGTGAAACATCAACCCCGGATACGATAATACAAGTGATGACAACTTCACGGAATTCCCCGAACCTTCCAAAGTCGTCGAgctcaaataaattatcagaCGATGAGATAAGTTGCGTTGATGCTGTGTGCAGACACTGTTGCATTAAGAAAAATTGGTGCCAAAATCCCTCTGGGAGTTCGCAAGATAGCGGCATTAACATGACATTCACTGATTCCGATTCATATTTAGATTTTG TAAAATGGCGTACATCATCAGACCCAACAACAAATAAGTTAAAGAAGCTCCAAGGCAGACTCCGCATGTGTCCAAAGGCAGAAAAGAACGAAGTACCAGACATCATAGAAGGAGTGCCTGTGTGTTCTGGTCCGCAAAAGAGTTATACTGATGATTCGGGACGAGTGGCGCTTCAAATGCCTGATGAGGAGAGAAATcg AAGCACAACAGCAGACTCCAAGCGTTCCAGCAGATCATCTTGCACGTCGTCCAGCTGCTCGGAGCGCAGTTCCCGCTCCAGTGGGTATGGGACGGATCAGCAGAGGGTCTCCCACGAGGAGCAGTATGATAGGAG CAGTAGTTCAGCCCTCGCCTGGGGCGTGGAAGAGCGTTCGGACAGCAGCGCGTGCAGCGACGCGTCACTAAGCGACTTCACGTGCGACGACGACGCGCGCTGGCACTGCCCGCCGCGCGCCGTGTGGCACGCCACTGTCGAG GCCATTCACGAGTACAACATGATACGCCCCGGTGACAAGGTGTTAGTCTGTCTGTCCGGACGTCGCGACTCGCTGGCCCTGTTGCACACCATGCATCAGTATCAGTTCTATGCCAGGTCTAAGGGCATTCATTTTAGTATTG GTGCGATATACGTCCACGAGCCGCAGTCAGAAGTGGACCCTCTACACTTGATGGCCTATTGCAGGACTTTGGGagttaaattcatttatgagGACAAAATCGAAGATGAAGATGATGAAC CAGCAAACAAGCGTCCCCTCCACCGCTGGTCGCGCAGCGGCGTCCGCCAGCGCGCGCTTGCAGCGGGCGCAGCGCTGGGCTACGGGGTCGCAGCGCTCGCGCAGCACTTCGACCGCGCCGCAAGCGCTTTCCTCGCCAGCGCCATGTACGCGGGAGCGCTGAAGTCGCTTAAAGCGCACTATCGCGTGAG AGACCAAGAGATGCGCGTGATCCGGCCATTCATCTACGTGCGCTCGCACTGGCTGGACGCGTTCTGTTGTGCAAGAGCTTTGCCCGACTTCACCAGACAACGGGAAGGGGAACATAGTGAGGGGAGTAGTGG CAAAACCCTGACCCGCTCACTATCCGAGCCCAGTGGACGCGAAGATCTAGATCTAGATCAAGAGCAGGATCAAG